One Cohnella candidum genomic region harbors:
- a CDS encoding CcdC family protein, with amino-acid sequence MNGSSIYVVIALIAALVLWRRTKSMYRPIRGNGTRLLIPLIFLLPALSMILNPNVNVPAWEFGAAFGLGILFSIPLIWTTNYEVREDNLIYARKNWGFIAAFLGILIIRFVLRRELSGMDPQALMALFMTVAFGYLLPWRIASFIKFRRLLLSRSYAAE; translated from the coding sequence ATGAACGGAAGTTCGATTTACGTAGTTATCGCGCTGATTGCGGCATTGGTATTGTGGAGAAGAACGAAAAGCATGTATCGCCCGATCCGGGGGAACGGCACCCGGCTGCTGATCCCACTCATCTTCTTGCTTCCGGCATTGTCGATGATTTTGAACCCGAATGTGAACGTACCGGCATGGGAATTCGGCGCCGCCTTCGGACTCGGCATCCTGTTCTCGATCCCGCTCATCTGGACGACCAATTACGAGGTCAGGGAAGACAACCTGATTTACGCACGCAAAAACTGGGGATTCATTGCGGCTTTCCTCGGCATCCTGATCATCCGGTTCGTCCTTCGCCGGGAGTTGTCCGGCATGGATCCGCAAGCGCTCATGGCATTGTTCATGACGGTCGCGTTCGGTTACCTCCTTCCGTGGAGAATCGCTTCGTTCATCAAATTCCGCCGCTTGCTGCTTAGCCGGTCTTACGCCGCCGAATAA
- a CDS encoding DNA-3-methyladenine glycosylase I, with the protein MSMTFTGPDGKPRCRWCAATPEYLDYHDREWGFPVGDDRRLFEKLSLEGFQSGLSWRTILEKRENFRAAFDHFDYDKIAQYTERDVERLLHDAGIVRHRGKIEAVINNARRAQELVQREGSLAAFFWRYEPAEDKLAKPQTASTSEASIALSKELKKRGFKFVGPTTMYALMQAMGLINDHAEECAMRPIAEQARMDFKRPGR; encoded by the coding sequence ATGTCCATGACCTTCACAGGTCCCGACGGCAAGCCGCGCTGCCGATGGTGCGCGGCAACGCCGGAATATCTCGACTATCACGATCGCGAATGGGGTTTTCCGGTCGGGGACGACCGCCGCTTATTCGAGAAGCTCAGCCTGGAAGGTTTTCAATCCGGCCTCAGCTGGCGTACGATTCTCGAAAAACGCGAAAACTTCCGCGCTGCGTTCGATCATTTTGATTACGATAAGATCGCGCAATATACCGAGCGAGATGTCGAGCGTCTGCTTCACGATGCGGGGATCGTCCGCCATCGCGGCAAAATCGAGGCCGTCATCAACAACGCGCGGCGTGCGCAAGAGCTGGTTCAACGGGAAGGATCGCTGGCGGCTTTCTTCTGGCGCTATGAGCCTGCCGAAGACAAGCTCGCCAAACCGCAAACCGCGTCAACCTCGGAAGCTTCCATCGCGCTGTCGAAAGAGCTGAAAAAGCGAGGCTTTAAATTCGTCGGCCCCACGACGATGTATGCCCTCATGCAGGCGATGGGTCTCATCAACGATCACGCCGAGGAGTGCGCGATGCGGCCGATCGCAGAACAAGCGCGCATGGACTTCAAGCGGCCGGGACGTTAA
- a CDS encoding ABC transporter ATP-binding protein, with translation MARNKFDIDENLESPFDIRHFKRAMVYINRQRKPMILAFVLSALSAAIGLSAPLIMQHAVDVTIPAKAEWPLVGWSALVLLTIVVSVVLATLRSRIMTKVGQKIIFEIRTDLFKHLQQLPFKYYDDRPQGKILIRIVNYVNSVSDVLSNGIINFILEIVNLIFIAAFMFAVDVRLSFITLAGLPVFLGIMLLIKNKQRRAWQAVSNKNSNLNAYTQESITGIGVTQIFSREQHNEGIFTRLAANFRTEWMKALRYNALIPFTVDNLATVVITLIYLIGLLALSPEDVTFGVILAMSSYAARFWQPILNLSNLYNGFINGVAYLERIFETLDEPVTIKDAPGAKALPAISGNVTFDDVTFGYDAGNTILENLSFDIMPGESIALVGPTGAGKTTVVNLISRFYDLSGGRILIDGHDISQVTLKSLRSQMGIMLQDSFIFSGTILDNIRYGRLDATEEEVIAAAKTVCADEFIREFEQGYLTEVNERGSKLSQGQRQLISFARTLLADPRILILDEATSSIDAKTERLLQQGLNELLKGRTSFIIAHRLSTVKNCDRIMYVSNKGVAESGSHDELIARRGLYYRLYTAQKMEA, from the coding sequence ATGGCGCGTAATAAATTCGACATTGACGAAAACCTGGAGTCCCCTTTCGATATCAGGCATTTCAAGCGGGCGATGGTGTACATCAACCGGCAGCGCAAACCCATGATCCTCGCGTTCGTTCTCAGCGCGCTGTCGGCGGCGATCGGACTCTCTGCTCCTCTGATCATGCAGCATGCCGTCGACGTGACCATTCCCGCGAAAGCCGAGTGGCCGCTGGTCGGATGGTCGGCGCTGGTGCTCTTGACGATCGTGGTCAGCGTCGTTCTGGCGACGCTTCGCTCCCGAATCATGACGAAAGTCGGGCAAAAAATCATTTTCGAGATTCGTACGGATTTGTTTAAACACTTACAGCAGTTGCCTTTCAAATACTACGACGACCGTCCGCAAGGCAAAATCCTGATCCGGATCGTGAACTACGTCAACTCGGTATCGGACGTGCTTTCCAACGGCATCATCAACTTCATCCTGGAAATCGTGAACCTGATCTTCATCGCCGCATTCATGTTCGCCGTGGATGTTCGGCTCTCGTTCATCACCTTGGCGGGTCTTCCCGTTTTCCTCGGCATTATGCTGTTGATTAAAAACAAGCAGCGGCGGGCTTGGCAGGCGGTTTCCAATAAAAACTCCAACCTGAACGCCTATACGCAGGAAAGCATCACCGGCATCGGCGTCACGCAGATTTTCTCCCGCGAGCAGCACAACGAGGGCATTTTCACGCGGCTGGCCGCCAATTTCCGCACGGAATGGATGAAGGCGCTGCGCTATAACGCCTTGATCCCGTTTACTGTCGATAATTTGGCCACGGTCGTCATCACGCTGATCTATCTCATCGGTTTGCTCGCGCTCAGTCCCGAGGACGTGACCTTCGGCGTCATTCTCGCCATGAGCAGCTATGCCGCCCGCTTCTGGCAGCCGATTCTGAACCTGTCCAACCTATACAACGGCTTCATTAACGGTGTCGCTTATTTGGAGCGGATTTTCGAAACGCTGGATGAGCCGGTGACGATCAAGGACGCTCCGGGAGCGAAAGCCCTGCCTGCCATCAGCGGCAACGTGACCTTCGACGACGTCACCTTCGGTTACGACGCGGGGAACACGATTCTGGAAAACCTCTCTTTCGACATCATGCCGGGAGAGAGCATCGCCTTGGTCGGACCGACTGGCGCGGGCAAGACGACGGTCGTCAACTTAATCTCCCGCTTCTACGACCTCAGCGGCGGACGCATTCTAATCGACGGCCACGACATTTCGCAGGTTACGCTTAAGTCCTTGCGCAGCCAGATGGGCATCATGCTGCAGGACAGCTTCATTTTCTCCGGCACGATTCTCGACAACATCCGGTACGGCCGTCTCGACGCTACCGAGGAAGAAGTGATCGCGGCCGCCAAGACCGTGTGCGCCGACGAGTTCATCCGCGAGTTCGAGCAAGGTTATCTGACGGAAGTGAACGAGCGGGGTTCGAAGCTCTCGCAGGGTCAACGGCAGCTGATTTCCTTCGCGAGGACGCTTCTCGCCGATCCCCGCATCCTGATCTTGGACGAAGCCACCTCCTCGATCGACGCCAAGACCGAGCGGCTTCTGCAGCAAGGTCTGAACGAGCTGCTCAAGGGACGCACCTCGTTCATCATCGCGCACCGGCTGTCCACCGTGAAAAATTGCGACCGCATCATGTACGTCTCGAACAAAGGCGTTGCCGAAAGCGGTTCGCATGACGAGTTGATCGCGCGCCGCGGTCTATACTACCGCCTTTATACGGCGCAGAAGATGGAAGCTTAA
- the mmsB gene encoding multiple monosaccharide ABC transporter permease translates to MDAMKNLFRNNVRQYGMIIALVAITILFQILSHGILLKPLNITNLIQQNSYILVLAIGMVLVIITGHIDLSVGSVAAFVGSVSAIMMVNHGMPFVVALVLSLLLGALVGAWQGFWIAYVRIPSFIVTLAGMLLFRGLTMIVLEGKSIAPFPKAFQRMSNGFLPDIGGGSLNTLTIIIGIVLTVIVIAQEWRSRRTQMKYGFDDLPFPLFIAKLAAYAAVINIFTYVLAKYRGIPYILIILFVLVVIYSFIMRKTVMGRHTYALGGNEKAAKLSGVKTKKVTFWVFVNMGALAALSGLIYAARLNAATPKAGVNFELDAIAACFIGGASASGGIGTVMGAIIGGLVMGVMNNGMSLIGLGIDWQQGIKGLVLLLAVGFDIYNKNKTA, encoded by the coding sequence GTGGACGCCATGAAAAACCTGTTCCGAAATAACGTCCGCCAATATGGCATGATCATCGCGCTCGTGGCCATCACGATTTTGTTCCAGATTTTGTCGCACGGCATTTTGCTTAAACCTCTCAACATCACGAATTTGATCCAGCAGAACAGCTACATCCTCGTGCTGGCCATCGGCATGGTTCTCGTGATCATCACCGGGCACATCGATCTGTCGGTCGGTTCCGTGGCCGCTTTCGTCGGCTCGGTGTCCGCCATCATGATGGTCAATCACGGAATGCCGTTCGTCGTCGCGCTCGTCCTCTCCCTGCTTCTCGGGGCATTGGTGGGGGCTTGGCAAGGCTTCTGGATCGCCTATGTCCGCATTCCTTCGTTCATCGTGACGCTTGCGGGCATGCTGCTGTTCCGGGGGCTGACGATGATCGTGCTGGAAGGCAAATCGATCGCTCCGTTTCCGAAGGCGTTCCAGCGGATGAGCAACGGATTTCTGCCGGATATCGGCGGGGGTTCGCTGAATACGTTGACGATCATCATCGGAATCGTGCTGACCGTCATCGTCATCGCGCAGGAGTGGAGATCGCGCAGAACGCAGATGAAGTACGGCTTTGACGATCTTCCGTTTCCGTTGTTCATCGCCAAATTGGCCGCCTATGCAGCCGTCATCAATATTTTCACGTATGTGCTGGCTAAGTATCGGGGCATTCCTTATATCCTGATCATCCTGTTCGTTCTCGTCGTCATTTACTCTTTTATCATGAGAAAAACGGTGATGGGCCGCCACACATACGCGCTCGGCGGAAACGAGAAAGCGGCGAAGCTGTCCGGCGTGAAAACGAAAAAAGTCACGTTCTGGGTGTTCGTCAATATGGGAGCGCTCGCCGCGTTGTCGGGGTTGATCTATGCGGCGCGTTTGAACGCAGCTACTCCGAAGGCGGGAGTGAACTTCGAGCTGGACGCGATCGCGGCGTGCTTCATAGGAGGGGCCTCCGCATCCGGAGGCATCGGGACCGTCATGGGAGCCATCATCGGCGGCCTGGTCATGGGCGTCATGAACAACGGCATGTCGCTGATCGGCCTCGGCATCGATTGGCAGCAAGGAATCAAAGGTCTGGTTCTGCTGCTCGCGGTCGGATTCGATATCTATAATAAAAACAAAACGGCTTGA
- a CDS encoding ArsR/SmtB family transcription factor → MVEYNPYLDGLFKSLADPVRRDILQRLVHAQHTISQLAAQYEMSFAAVAKHLNVLEKAKLIIKRRKGKEQIVSIAPEALKDASQYLEQFEALWNYRFDALDQILQEDD, encoded by the coding sequence ATGGTTGAATATAATCCGTATCTCGATGGTCTGTTCAAGTCGCTGGCGGATCCGGTCCGCAGGGATATCCTGCAACGGCTTGTCCATGCACAGCATACCATCAGCCAACTGGCCGCCCAATACGAGATGTCGTTCGCTGCCGTCGCCAAACACCTGAACGTGCTGGAGAAAGCCAAATTGATCATCAAAAGACGAAAAGGAAAGGAGCAGATCGTCAGCATCGCGCCCGAAGCCTTGAAGGACGCCAGTCAGTATCTCGAGCAATTTGAAGCCCTATGGAACTACCGATTCGATGCGTTGGATCAAATTTTGCAGGAGGATGATTAA
- a CDS encoding ABC transporter ATP-binding protein, protein MLELKWLWNNLQGNRARYIWALCLSVIGSSLTIINPYLSQRLIDTFISGGSAKENLVQQRGLLIWLCVGMVGFSLLRTGLAYFTTMQYERASQNMLYRVRIYLYNKIQGQDMEYYDRNRTGDLMTKMTGDLDMVRHSLAWIIKTIIESLTIFAAAVVYFFAIDAELTLWLLLLAPPIFVVAFLFAKRVRPMYVDLRQRLSQLNSTTQENIAGNRVVKAFAREEYEVEKFTAKNADFSKANQAAAMVWLDYFPFLETFAQAFNVILMLVGGLFVMNGRITFGEYAAFSSLIWAVSNPMRNIGMIINDFQRFFASLAKIQEIYYAKPKIANEHRSGNKRRYEGHIRFDRVSFKYEEATVLHDVSFTVQPGETVAIMGSTGSGKTTIVNLIPRFYDVSEGRVLVDGVDVRELELDELRANIGIATQDVLLFSDTIDGNVAYGEPDLPEEDTQHYARLAAAHDFIVKMPEGYDTIVGERGVGLSGGQKQRIALARAMAVRRPILILDDTTSAVDLETETHIQQSLRDLDFQSTKIIIAQRVSTTAKADRILILDGGRLVEQGTHAELLAQRGYYYEVFMLQNEGIGRQVTAHGA, encoded by the coding sequence ATGTTAGAACTGAAATGGCTGTGGAACAATCTCCAGGGAAACCGGGCGCGCTATATTTGGGCGCTGTGTCTCTCCGTGATCGGTTCCTCTCTCACGATCATCAATCCCTACCTAAGCCAGCGCTTGATCGACACTTTCATTTCCGGCGGGTCCGCGAAAGAGAATTTGGTTCAGCAGCGCGGCCTTCTGATCTGGCTCTGTGTCGGCATGGTAGGTTTTTCGCTGCTGCGTACCGGACTTGCCTATTTCACCACGATGCAGTACGAACGGGCTTCGCAAAACATGCTCTACCGCGTCCGGATTTATCTCTACAACAAGATTCAAGGCCAGGACATGGAATATTACGACCGCAACCGCACCGGCGACCTGATGACGAAAATGACCGGCGACTTGGACATGGTTCGGCACTCGCTTGCGTGGATCATCAAGACGATCATCGAATCTCTCACGATCTTCGCGGCCGCGGTGGTCTATTTCTTCGCCATCGACGCGGAGCTGACGCTGTGGCTGCTCCTTCTGGCGCCTCCGATTTTCGTCGTGGCCTTCCTCTTCGCCAAGCGGGTCCGTCCGATGTATGTGGATCTGCGCCAGCGGCTTTCGCAGCTCAACTCGACCACCCAGGAAAACATCGCGGGCAACCGAGTCGTCAAAGCGTTCGCCCGCGAGGAATACGAGGTCGAGAAATTCACGGCCAAGAACGCAGACTTCTCGAAGGCAAACCAAGCGGCGGCCATGGTGTGGCTGGACTACTTCCCCTTCTTGGAGACCTTCGCGCAAGCCTTCAACGTGATCCTCATGCTGGTTGGCGGCCTTTTCGTCATGAACGGAAGAATCACCTTCGGCGAATATGCTGCGTTCTCTTCCCTGATCTGGGCCGTCTCGAACCCGATGCGGAACATCGGCATGATCATCAACGATTTTCAGCGTTTCTTCGCCAGCTTGGCGAAAATCCAGGAAATCTACTACGCTAAACCGAAAATCGCCAACGAGCACCGGAGCGGGAACAAGCGCCGATATGAAGGTCACATCCGGTTCGACCGCGTCAGCTTCAAATATGAAGAAGCGACGGTCTTGCATGACGTGAGCTTTACGGTTCAACCGGGCGAAACCGTCGCCATCATGGGCTCCACCGGATCGGGGAAAACGACGATCGTCAATCTCATCCCGCGTTTCTATGACGTTTCGGAAGGGCGCGTGCTGGTCGACGGCGTGGACGTTCGGGAACTGGAGCTGGATGAGCTTCGGGCGAACATCGGCATCGCGACGCAGGACGTGCTCCTGTTCTCCGACACGATCGACGGGAACGTCGCTTACGGCGAGCCCGACCTTCCGGAGGAGGACACGCAGCACTATGCCAGGCTCGCCGCCGCGCATGATTTCATCGTGAAAATGCCGGAAGGCTACGACACGATCGTCGGCGAACGCGGAGTCGGCCTGTCCGGCGGGCAGAAACAGCGCATCGCTCTGGCGCGCGCTATGGCGGTCCGCCGTCCGATCCTGATCCTGGACGATACGACGTCCGCCGTCGATCTCGAAACGGAGACGCACATCCAGCAAAGCCTTCGCGATTTGGATTTTCAAAGCACGAAGATCATCATCGCCCAGCGCGTATCGACCACCGCGAAAGCCGACCGCATCCTCATTCTGGACGGCGGACGCCTCGTCGAGCAAGGCACCCACGCCGAGCTGCTGGCCCAGCGGGGATATTATTATGAAGTGTTCATGCTTCAGAACGAAGGCATCGGAAGGCAGGTGACCGCCCATGGCGCGTAA
- the mmsA gene encoding multiple monosaccharide ABC transporter ATP-binding protein, translating to MRGITKTFPGVKALEDVNLSVKEGEVHALCGENGAGKSTLMKVLSGVYPHGSYEGDILFKGRTCEFKDIKQSENLGIVIIHQELALIPYLSIAENIFLGNEQARRGIIDWNETVVRTKELLRTVGLEENPNTLITNLGVGKQQLVEIAKALSKKVQLLILDEPTAALNEEDSDNLLRLILRLKEQGISSIIISHKLNEIAKVADSITILRDGKTIETLDMRLDEVTEDRIIKGMVGRDLSHRYPERVPNIGETVFEVKNWTVYHPQHLDRKMIDDVRFHIRRGEIVGIAGLMGAGRTELAMSLFGRSYGSKISGDILKNGKPVQFRNIPEAIGHGVAYVTEDRKNFGLVLIDDIKRNISLANLKQISRSSVVNDQEEVVVAEEFRRKMNIKTPSVLQKTGNLSGGNQQKVVLSKWIFSQPDILILDEPTRGIDVGAKFEIYSIIHQLAAEGKGILLISSELPEILGMCDRIYVMSEGRMTGEVERQDASQETLMKYMTKSKGE from the coding sequence ATGCGGGGAATTACCAAGACGTTCCCGGGCGTCAAAGCGCTGGAGGACGTCAACCTCTCCGTCAAGGAGGGGGAGGTTCACGCCCTTTGCGGGGAAAACGGCGCCGGGAAATCCACTTTGATGAAGGTGCTGAGCGGCGTCTATCCGCACGGCTCTTACGAGGGGGATATCCTGTTCAAGGGCCGGACCTGCGAGTTCAAAGACATCAAGCAAAGCGAGAACCTGGGCATCGTCATCATTCACCAGGAGCTCGCGCTCATTCCGTACTTGTCCATCGCCGAAAACATCTTCCTCGGCAACGAGCAGGCCCGCAGGGGGATCATCGATTGGAACGAAACGGTCGTCCGGACGAAAGAGCTTCTTCGGACGGTCGGCTTGGAAGAAAATCCGAACACGCTCATCACGAACCTCGGCGTCGGCAAACAGCAGCTCGTCGAAATCGCCAAGGCCTTGTCCAAAAAAGTGCAGCTTCTCATCTTGGACGAACCTACGGCGGCGCTCAACGAAGAAGACAGCGACAATTTGCTCCGGTTGATCTTGAGATTGAAGGAGCAGGGCATTTCCTCGATCATCATCTCCCACAAGCTGAACGAAATCGCGAAAGTCGCGGATTCCATCACGATCCTGCGGGACGGCAAAACGATCGAAACGCTCGATATGCGCCTTGACGAGGTGACCGAAGACAGAATCATCAAAGGAATGGTCGGGCGGGACTTGTCCCACCGGTATCCTGAGCGGGTTCCGAATATCGGAGAGACGGTCTTCGAGGTGAAGAACTGGACGGTTTACCATCCCCAGCACTTGGACCGGAAAATGATCGACGACGTCCGCTTCCATATCCGGCGCGGGGAAATCGTCGGCATCGCCGGACTCATGGGGGCGGGCCGCACGGAATTGGCCATGAGCTTGTTCGGACGTTCGTACGGAAGCAAAATCAGCGGAGACATTCTTAAAAACGGCAAACCGGTGCAGTTCCGGAACATCCCGGAGGCGATCGGGCACGGCGTGGCGTATGTCACCGAGGACCGGAAAAATTTCGGGCTGGTGCTGATCGACGATATCAAACGGAACATTTCCCTCGCGAACTTGAAGCAAATTTCCCGGAGCTCGGTCGTGAATGATCAAGAGGAAGTCGTCGTGGCCGAGGAGTTCCGCCGAAAAATGAACATCAAAACGCCGAGCGTCCTCCAGAAGACAGGCAATCTAAGCGGCGGCAACCAACAGAAGGTCGTGCTCAGCAAATGGATTTTTTCCCAGCCGGACATTCTCATCCTGGATGAGCCGACCCGGGGCATCGACGTCGGAGCCAAGTTCGAAATCTATTCGATCATCCATCAGTTGGCTGCCGAAGGCAAAGGGATTCTCCTGATTTCCTCGGAGCTGCCCGAAATCCTCGGCATGTGCGACCGGATCTATGTCATGAGCGAAGGACGCATGACCGGCGAAGTCGAGAGACAAGACGCGTCGCAAGAGACGCTGATGAAATACATGACGAAAAGCAAGGGGGAGTGA
- a CDS encoding OsmC family protein produces the protein MKISALVRNREGEHQVRLRTNDNVHTLEISPKPTGSGSSVNGGELLFLALSTCYCNDIYREAAKRGIRIQSVEVEVTGEFGAEGEPATNVRYRAKIEANASEEDIRSLGLETDRLTEIQNTLRVGTRVTLDEIDAVSV, from the coding sequence ATGAAAATCAGCGCGCTCGTACGGAACCGGGAAGGCGAACATCAGGTCAGATTGCGCACGAACGACAATGTCCATACCCTGGAGATTTCCCCCAAGCCGACAGGGTCAGGGTCAAGCGTAAACGGAGGCGAGCTGCTCTTTTTGGCCTTATCCACCTGCTATTGTAATGACATCTATAGAGAAGCGGCGAAAAGGGGCATTCGAATCCAATCCGTGGAAGTGGAGGTAACGGGTGAGTTCGGAGCCGAAGGCGAACCGGCAACGAATGTGCGTTACCGCGCCAAGATTGAAGCGAATGCCAGCGAAGAAGACATCCGTTCGCTTGGCCTTGAGACGGATCGCCTTACCGAGATTCAGAACACTTTACGCGTCGGCACGCGGGTGACGTTGGATGAGATTGACGCCGTATCCGTGTGA
- a CDS encoding alpha/beta-type small acid-soluble spore protein, whose product MSRRRSNRLVIPGAERALEMLKYEVAQELGITLSQDGYYGNLLTREAGAIGGNIVRRLVLIAEQQMANRI is encoded by the coding sequence ATGTCCCGCAGAAGGAGTAATCGACTCGTTATTCCCGGTGCTGAACGAGCTTTGGAAATGCTCAAGTACGAAGTGGCTCAGGAGCTGGGAATCACGCTTTCTCAAGACGGATATTACGGCAATTTGCTCACTCGGGAAGCCGGCGCGATCGGCGGGAACATTGTCCGAAGGTTGGTCTTAATCGCCGAACAGCAAATGGCGAACAGAATTTAG
- the chvE gene encoding multiple monosaccharide ABC transporter substrate-binding protein, with protein MKKFSILALLLAFVVVLAACGGKNDGGSAASSDSGSSASASPSASAPASGGDKGTIGIAMPTKSSERWVNDGANMVKQFEALGYKTDLQYGEDVVENQVSQIENMITKGVKLLVIASIDGEALTDVLQKAHDANIPVIAYDRLIKKSEYVDYYATFDNFKVGVLQASYIEEKLGLKDGKGPFNIELFAGSPDDNNAYFFFDGAMSVLKPYMDSGKLVVKSGQTKFDQAATLRWDGGVAQSRMDNLLSANYSSAKVDAVLSPYDGISIGILSSLKGVGYGSGDKPLPIITGQDAELASVKSIIAGEQTQTVFKDTRELAKVAVGMADAMLNGKKPEVNDEKTYNNGVKVVPSYLLVPVSVDKSNYKQALVDTGYYTEDQLK; from the coding sequence ATGAAAAAGTTTTCGATTCTCGCTCTTCTGCTCGCGTTTGTCGTCGTCTTGGCGGCATGCGGCGGCAAAAACGACGGCGGCTCGGCCGCATCATCGGACAGCGGTTCGTCCGCTTCCGCAAGCCCTTCCGCCAGCGCGCCCGCGTCCGGCGGGGACAAAGGTACGATCGGCATCGCGATGCCGACGAAATCTTCGGAGCGCTGGGTGAACGACGGCGCCAACATGGTGAAGCAATTCGAAGCGCTCGGCTACAAGACGGACCTCCAATACGGGGAAGACGTCGTGGAGAACCAGGTATCCCAGATCGAGAACATGATAACGAAAGGCGTGAAGCTGCTCGTCATCGCCTCGATCGACGGTGAAGCGCTGACGGACGTGCTGCAGAAGGCGCATGACGCGAATATCCCGGTCATCGCATACGACCGCCTGATCAAGAAAAGCGAATACGTGGACTACTACGCCACGTTCGATAACTTCAAAGTCGGCGTCCTTCAAGCCTCTTACATCGAAGAAAAGCTCGGTTTGAAAGACGGCAAAGGCCCGTTCAACATCGAACTGTTCGCCGGGTCTCCGGACGACAACAACGCTTACTTCTTCTTCGACGGTGCCATGAGCGTGCTCAAGCCCTATATGGACAGCGGCAAGCTGGTCGTCAAATCCGGCCAAACGAAATTCGATCAGGCCGCCACGCTGCGTTGGGACGGCGGCGTCGCCCAATCCCGCATGGATAACCTGCTTTCGGCCAACTACTCTTCCGCTAAAGTGGACGCGGTCTTGTCTCCGTACGACGGCATCAGCATCGGCATCCTGTCCTCGCTGAAAGGCGTAGGCTACGGCTCCGGCGACAAACCGCTGCCGATCATCACGGGCCAAGACGCCGAGCTCGCTTCGGTGAAGTCGATCATCGCCGGCGAGCAGACGCAGACGGTGTTCAAGGACACCCGCGAACTGGCCAAAGTGGCCGTCGGTATGGCGGACGCCATGCTGAACGGCAAAAAGCCGGAAGTGAACGACGAGAAGACGTACAACAACGGAGTGAAAGTCGTTCCTTCTTACCTGCTCGTTCCCGTATCCGTCGATAAGAGCAATTACAAGCAAGCGCTCGTCGACACCGGCTACTACACCGAAGATCAATTGAAATAA
- a CDS encoding SRPBCC family protein: MNRAKVTVEPGTQNIVVERMFDAPRRKVFAAMTQKDKLERWWTGPGYTNRVTQLDVRDGGSWRFVQSDGRGGEFGFHGSFHMVSPEMTIQTFEFEGLGERGHVSLQKTVLIETEEGKTKLIATSTFMSVEDRDGMVSSGMEEGMQQTYVMLDRILKEMDD, encoded by the coding sequence ATGAACCGAGCCAAAGTGACGGTCGAACCCGGCACGCAAAACATTGTCGTGGAGCGGATGTTTGATGCTCCCCGCCGCAAAGTGTTTGCCGCCATGACGCAAAAGGATAAGCTCGAGCGCTGGTGGACCGGCCCCGGCTACACCAACCGGGTAACGCAGCTTGACGTGCGCGACGGCGGTTCCTGGCGTTTCGTCCAATCGGACGGACGCGGCGGCGAATTCGGCTTTCACGGCAGTTTCCACATGGTTTCGCCCGAGATGACGATTCAAACCTTCGAATTCGAAGGCCTCGGCGAGCGCGGCCACGTTTCCCTTCAGAAAACGGTACTAATCGAAACCGAGGAGGGCAAAACGAAACTGATCGCCACTTCAACCTTCATGAGCGTCGAGGACCGGGATGGAATGGTTTCCAGCGGCATGGAGGAAGGCATGCAGCAAACGTATGTCATGCTGGATCGAATATTGAAGGAAATGGACGATTAA